Proteins from one Verrucomicrobiota bacterium genomic window:
- the xylA gene encoding xylose isomerase: protein MPEAFPNIPKIPYEGPKSKNPLAFKHYLHNEVIGGKTMKEHLRFAAAYWHTMRNELSDPFGVGTSLKPWDDRSNSVENAQRRVGVFFEFLEKMGLDYYCFHDRDVAPEGASLAESNKNLEAVVATLKEHQESSGKKLLWGTACLFIHPRYMHGGGTSCNAEVFAYAAAQVKAAMDATLELGGEGYVFWGGREGYTTLLNTNMKRELDHLAKLLHMAVDYAAQIGFKGQFFIEPKPKEPTTHQYDSDAAACLNFLREYDLMDHFQLNLETNHATLANHSMQHEMVVARNAGALGSVDANTGHPQLGWDTDQFPTDIYLTTEIMLELLKDGGFKKGGLNFDAKPRRESFEPVDLFHAHIGGMDAFARGLKIANAIIEDGRLEAFVSKRYSSWDSGIGSKIESGEVGFSELSEYSLSNPEPTVDSGRQEMLENLINEFI from the coding sequence CCGAATATTCCCAAAATTCCTTACGAAGGGCCTAAGTCGAAGAATCCTTTGGCCTTCAAACACTACCTGCACAATGAAGTTATTGGTGGTAAAACGATGAAGGAACACTTGCGCTTTGCCGCTGCCTACTGGCATACTATGCGCAACGAACTCTCCGATCCTTTCGGCGTGGGAACGTCTTTGAAGCCTTGGGATGATCGGAGCAACTCAGTCGAAAACGCACAGAGACGCGTTGGCGTTTTCTTCGAATTTCTCGAAAAGATGGGCCTCGATTATTACTGCTTCCACGATCGTGATGTAGCCCCCGAGGGTGCCAGCCTTGCGGAGTCGAACAAAAATCTGGAAGCCGTTGTCGCCACATTAAAGGAGCATCAGGAAAGCAGTGGTAAGAAACTTCTCTGGGGAACCGCCTGCCTGTTCATTCATCCGCGTTATATGCATGGCGGAGGTACGTCGTGTAACGCAGAGGTATTTGCATATGCCGCAGCGCAAGTGAAAGCTGCCATGGATGCGACCTTGGAGCTCGGTGGCGAAGGTTACGTTTTCTGGGGAGGCCGTGAAGGATATACGACCTTGCTCAATACCAATATGAAGCGCGAGCTTGATCATTTGGCAAAATTGCTCCACATGGCTGTCGACTACGCCGCGCAGATTGGTTTCAAGGGACAGTTCTTCATTGAGCCAAAACCTAAAGAGCCAACTACCCACCAATACGACTCGGATGCTGCTGCCTGTTTAAATTTCCTCCGTGAGTACGATCTCATGGACCACTTTCAGCTTAATCTGGAAACGAACCATGCCACTTTGGCCAACCACTCGATGCAGCATGAGATGGTCGTTGCGCGGAATGCAGGTGCTCTTGGTTCAGTGGATGCGAATACCGGTCACCCCCAACTGGGTTGGGATACCGATCAGTTTCCGACCGATATCTATTTAACCACCGAGATCATGCTCGAGCTATTGAAGGATGGTGGCTTCAAAAAAGGAGGATTGAATTTCGATGCGAAACCCCGTCGTGAAAGTTTCGAACCGGTTGATCTGTTCCATGCCCATATTGGTGGTATGGATGCTTTTGCCCGCGGATTAAAGATCGCCAATGCGATTATTGAAGATGGCCGTTTGGAGGCTTTTGTTTCCAAACGATACAGCTCTTGGGATTCTGGAATTGGCTCAAAAATCGAATCCGGTGAAGTTGGATTTTCCGAGCTTTCTGAATACAGTTTGAGCAATCCTGAGCCCACCGTGGATAGCGGGCGGCAAGAGATGTTAGAAAATCTCATCAACGAATTTATTTAA